Genomic DNA from Equus quagga isolate Etosha38 chromosome 10, UCLA_HA_Equagga_1.0, whole genome shotgun sequence:
gattatttttatatttgaaagacatgacaacatttttttttatttgtctaaTGCAGGCATTGCACACAAACAGAGATGTTTGTGGTAACTCTGTAAGCTAAAAGAGATATTCGAAATATGCTAGAGATAGATAAGATTAATTGGAGAACATAAACTGATCTGTCATGATTTTGGTAAATTGTTTTTAAGTAAACACAAAGAGGATAAAATTGTACAtatgtaatatttcatttgtaTGTGTCTCCTGCTCTaaataaatataagcaaacaaattttttaattctgtgcAGAGGATTTTGAATTAAATGAGCTAGTTAAACCATTTCATCTTcttataaaaatgaagacaaataaatatgAGACTCTTATCCTCATGGTCAGTGGTTGATTAATTTGGTGAtctcaattaaatattttctttaaacaggACTATCAGGAGTAGATCAGTTCAAACTGAAGCTAATCTTACATTTCTCTAAATTTGGCACTGTTAATAGAATTTTAGTACAGATAAATgagcataaaaatatattcaaatttattattgTCCAAAGCCTATGTGGATACTGTTTACCTGTAAGTGAACTAAATATGAGATGATATCTCTGGAAATTTTGTGACACGAAGAttaggtattttcttttaaaaaaataaatgagttctttattattttatgatgtgctcagatagaaaaaaaatgaattcatttttttctacagtATTTTTTTCAAGCCGAATAAGGCTATAAGTTCATATATAAGAATGTTATGtttgattaataaaaatagtcatttatATGCATTATTCTTTTTAGCTTTTGTTACCCCCTCAAAGTAGATGAAGTTGAGGTAAGTTATTTTGCTTTGATATACTCTAAACTTAATCACCATCTCTAAAGCCCTTAGGTAGGACTGGTGGAAAATCCAATGATTTAAACAGCATAAAAATGTTTAGTGCCGTTCTCccctaaactgtacacttaataaatgaatctgtagcttgctttgCCATATTCCATATGACTTCTGTGCACATCCAGAGGACATTGCTTATTCTGCAACAACTTCTGAGTATTATGGGATTCTACGGTGTACAACTGGGTCCTAAAACGGTATTCTCTTCAGTTTATATCACTAGTCCCAGATGGGTTGACTTGCTTCAATTTTACAACTATCCTCTTAAGAGAGAATATTAAAGTGAAAGAATTCTTCAATAGAACCAGAGAGCAATGAAGTTCACAAATAGAACCACACCAGTTTAGTTGTCAATTATATTTCCTCGTGAATGAGTTTTTGATTTGCagccaaattaaaaattaaaaagatcttCTTCGCCCATATGACCTTCAGGAGAAGCCAAGAGttcatttctttaagaaaaagcaaCATAATAGCGGTTATATTTATGTACTAAATAAGGTCTCTGGTTAAGATCGCATCCTGAGATAGATTTTTAGTGGACTTCTTCggctcttatttatttattttcaaaaatttcattgtatttttcttcttgaaatagcCTTTGAAGTCTGCAGCTGAACATCTTCTATGCAGAATTGCTGCAATATCATCCTTGCAGTGTTGCTGGTGTTCCTGTTTCTGattaaaattcatgttttctttaaatagcaTGAAATATACTTCTCTGGACCTCTTTGGCCTTGGTCAGGAATGTATAACCACTGAAAAATTTTCAGACAAGAGACCGGTCATTAGGCACAGCTTGAAAAGCCAATCAAACTTAGTCTGTTTTTGTTCCTAGGGAGAGCCTAGTGATCGCCGTTGCGGGGAAGGCAACTTAGATGTGATTCTGGAGCACTTGCCTAGCTCTCATTATATccaaacagcaaaaataattagTAGACAGAGCTTACGGATTTAATTCATGGACTCTTCTGAGCAGGAAACATATTGTCAAGTAAATACTGAAGAGGGTAGCATAGTGATAAAGGTTAACAGCCTGGAATTCTCATATGATCAACACAATATGTTATTtagatttctagaattttccctAATACTAAAtagtggatttcttttttaaaatctttttttgcCTGCtacttttttgtctttcagagcaTCCCATAATAAAGTGAACTgtatttcttacattttaattACCATCCTTTCACATTTTGTCataaacttgcattttttttttattggaaggAAATGCCACAATtaagcctttgggaaaagagatattaaaaatttACCAAGCTCTAAATCAGATGGCATTGATTGGTGTTTCTTGATGCATATTAATTAAATTTGCACTATACTTACACGTATGCTTATGACATTATAAAAGACATTGTCACCATTGTAGCTTATAAACTTCATagtttaattctttaaaagaatataaatgtttggaggctagcccagtggcacagtggttaagtttgcatgctctgctttggtggcctggggttcgtgggttcggatccagggagcagacctacataccactcatcaagccatgctgtgacggtgtTCCAcgtacaaaaatagaggaagattggcacagatgttagctcagggccaatcttcctcaccgaaaaaaaaagaaaggaagaatattaaTGTTTGTATAACCAGACAAAAGTAAACATTAAAGTGCTACTAAATTGTCTCTGTATAATTTGTACAAATTGCTGTTTATAATAAGTTGGTCATCTTTGCATAATGTTTGAgacatttaattcaacaaatatttcttgaacacttTGTGAAAGGaatgtaaagataaaaataattctcaCAAAATATAATGAATACCATAAACTCTATACATACAATGTACTATTAAGATTTAGAAGATGGAGAAATCATATCCAATTAGGGGAATAGAGAAATTTCGTGGTGGAAGTTTCATTTTAGATGAATTTTGAAGAATGCATTGGCAGTTGACATGTAGAAATAGAGAGGGATGTTtcacacagaggaaaaaacttGGAGGAGTGGAACCCTGAAGAATGGTCAGTAACATTGTGTGTAAAGTTTTGTAGGAATAGATTATTGAAAATACACTGGGACAACTTTGTACTAGATTTCGAATGCCAGAGTTAGAAGCGTATAATGATTGGGAAGGatatgggaagccattgaaaatgtttgttttgtttataaaaatggataaaagtttTCAAAGTATACTTTGGGACAATTAATGTACAAGTAACGGGTAAAGTCAATTGACAAAGACAGACTCCAGTGAAGGGGCCAGTAGGCAAGCTAAGGCAATAGTCCAGTCAAGAGGTAAAGAACACGTGAAACAGAGTGGTTgcagtgggaatggaaagaagGGGATACATTTGAGAAATTCTAAGGTAGTAGAAACTATAGGATCTGACAACTAATTGGCTGTAGAtggtaaaagagagaaataaaatgattctgaGGATTTAGATTAGGGTTACTAGGAAAATGATCGATCtgtgaaccaaaaaaaaaagaaagaaaactatagaggGGAGGCTTTGAAGAGGAATACTGAAGGAGTAATTtctgttttcaacaaataatgtgCTTACATTTATAATGTAGATCTACTAGCAAAACTATTTCAAACAACTAACCATCCCTAAGACAAGACACTtaaggaagagaacaaaaagtcacagttaaatatttttgtggTTGAATAATCTATTGAAAATTTGGTAGCTTCTACTGACAATTCTGGCTAAGAAAATGAATTGGATTGGGGAGTAAAATTTCTCAACTACAGCTCAGTATTGACTTCCAGGAAGTGCACATCATGCTCTGACAGAGTTGATTTTAATGGGATGCCTagatagatttatattttaacagtATGTAATGAAATTGCTTAAGCCTTCATTACTGAACAGAACTGTGATTCATGTTGGCAAGTCACTAAGAGTTAGAAGGCAGAGAAATAGCAACCAGAACAATGACTATTTAATGTTTCAGTATATAGTATGAAGACATACTAATAATAACGATGATAGCTACTTTTAAAGCCAAGTGgcaggggccgacccagtggcgcagcggttaagttcacatgttctgcttctcggcggcctggggttcgccggttcggatcctgggtgcggacatggcaccacttggcacgccatgctgtggtaggtgtcccacgtataaagtagaggaagatgggcacgatgttagctcagggccgatcttcctcagcaaaatgaggaggactggcagtagttagctcagggctaatcttcctcaaaaacaaaacaaaaaaaaacccaagtggCCAATAGGACagcctctggagtcagactgttgTGTTTAAATTTCTAGCTCTGTCATTTAttatgtgtgaccttgggcaattttcAATTAacttccctgaacctcagtttctttatctgtacaaTGAGATAATGGTTGTGACTACCTCATATGGGATATTGTTacaattaaatgagacaatacatGTAAAGCACAAGCATCAGTAATGCTCTGGAAATATTTGGCTCTGGATGTGAATGTAGGTTATAGCGCTATGCGTGTGCTTCTCTGTGCAGATCTTATGTCTcgagaatgaatgaatcaatttcCTTAAGTTTTATAGCATACAGAAAAACTCAGTTAACATGGTCTTCCTGTGACACTGCATGCTCTGACTTGTGCTGAAGTGATTGTTTGCTCCACATAAATGGATAATAGccagtaacatttattgaacactcactatgtgccaggagctgtttTAAGAACTTCACGTGAATTAACTCATTGTCACAGCAACCTTATGAGGTAAGGTCCATATATCAGATGAacaaacagaagcaaaaagaagTTACGTAATTTTTCTAATATTACACAGTAAGAAatagaaccagaatttgaaccctAGCAGCATATCTGACTCTAGAACTGATACTCTTAATCACCATGCCCCGTTGTCTCTCATTAAGAGTTTACTGCGCTCCTGGGCTCAAACCTAGTTTGTGGGGACATGGCCAAACGCACCAAGAAGGTCAAAATCGTCAGTAAACATGGGCCACTTTATGGTGCCTCCTTCAGGAAAatggtgaagaagattgaaatcagcCAGCACGCCAAGCAAACTTGCTCCTTCTGTGGGAAAACCAAGATGAAGAGGCGAGCTGTGGGGATCTGGCACTGTGGTTCCTGCATAAAAACAGTAGCCGGGCGTGTCTGGACCTACAACACCAGTTCTGCCATCACAGTGAAGTCTGCCATCCGAAGACTGAAGGAATTGAAAGACCAGTAGAAGCTCCATCATGTGAAACGTTGCTAGGCCTATAATAAATGGGTTAATTTATGTAACAAGATTGCTTTGGtttgttgttaattttattaattgtaGATGTTCTGATTTGCATTGCATTAATTTTGCTTTCTCAAAAAAGACTTGGAAATGgttctaatttttattggaaAAGCGTGCTGAGATAGATGGGTTATCAtagttcagtatttttttttcagtcttcaaaTGATATATAAGAATATTAGCTTTACAGGTTAGGTATGTGTCTTAGCTTTTTTATAAGCCTGTTTCTGCCAGTTTGACTTTGAGATGCATTGGTTCAAATTGTGCAAAATTTTGTTCTTAAACcacagttaatatttttaaaaaatgtttataaagggTAGGATGATGTATACTGCCTCTTAACTTTTGGCATCTTGTCTGACCACACATTGTATCAGCATCTTcagagaaaatatgaaacaatTCGAATTTCAGAACAGATGTTTTAAATATCTACACCATTCTCCATTTTTCACTTTGCACACAAGGATTCATAGGATTGAATTATTCAGGTTGATACAAATGGTCACactaataaaaaatgaagttactttgaggaatttttaaaaaagcgtTTATTGAACCcattaaaatattatacaatATTACAGAACATGTTTAAccaattcaaaagaagaaatggtttAAAATACTTTGCCTATTACTAAAAAATAGCCTGAAAGCAGATGCCTTTTTATCACGTATAAGTTTTATCTATTCATTACAGTAAGACCTGTATTTGTAAACACTATAAAGAGCTAACTTAAATTGTTATATGAACTTGAAATACAAAGCAAATTTATGTATACAATGACTGCTTCTCTGAAACTTTGGTTTACTAAACTACCCTGCTTTGTAGCCTTATAATTCAAACCCTCTCTAACATCTCACTTAAATACGAAAAGTATTTACTTTGAAGAAGACCTAAAGAGATCTCATTTCGTTAAATCCCCTTATATAAAGAGGTGCTTCGCTTTTTAGGTAAATTCATGAGATGATGCTTCCTCCAAGCGTTCCACATTATCCTGCATACACTTTAAATTCAATCTCAAACAATTCCATTTTCTGAGGGCACATTGTAATAATCACATTTCTTTAGAAATCCAAAATGGTCCAACCCAGCAATTACTCAGATTCAGAAAGGTTTTATTGTAATGCTAAATCCGTTCCTTCTCTACATCAACAATGCTCAAAATTGtaatgaagaaagtgaagaaagagcTCAATTTTGGCTTTGCCAGGAAAAGACATTTCCTTTGGTTTATATGTTAGGTCTTACAGTATCTTGGCCATGAGTTTACTTGGAACTACGGAGGTGTTATTAAACCTAATTTTTTCAAGTGTGTCCCGGCATAAAAATGTAGGCTACATATACCACTGTATTTGCATTGTCTTTCCCTCAGTCCTCTTTTTAGCCATGTCTGGGCTTATAACATCAAGAGACAAAATAACACTACCAAGGACTTTTGGAGACTGTATTTTAGACTTTGGTATCTCTCATTGTCACTTATATATTCCCTTTCTTAATATAGCAGGCAGGTTAATTAAATGTACCTTGGTGTTAacgatgttttaaaaaaaaaagtgcggTTATAGCTGCCTGAATCTAGAAGAGCTAGTTGTT
This window encodes:
- the LOC124245289 gene encoding 60S ribosomal protein L37a-like, with protein sequence MAKRTKKVKIVSKHGPLYGASFRKMVKKIEISQHAKQTCSFCGKTKMKRRAVGIWHCGSCIKTVAGRVWTYNTSSAITVKSAIRRLKELKDQ